From a single Xyrauchen texanus isolate HMW12.3.18 chromosome 26, RBS_HiC_50CHRs, whole genome shotgun sequence genomic region:
- the LOC127620240 gene encoding actin-binding Rho-activating protein-like, whose amino-acid sequence MSEKTAETNARKPSANKNIKKLRAISMVCSLTRSWQQWVSENEDKQANEPSGWAPGCPEDPKDAKKEIRHFQKSSPSQEKVNAPGESRIRTGQVVKTVTRDVQERSVGIEFLTKRICKEPITDELDKMLSKKGSPTRHRKCSNMVSELTRGWKGMEKEKNLAKEGGEDNDFLEAEERRLQLGTNQEDTMNKKTNENTDSSAVRIKRSSELGSKKDDKDANKINALSKKYSAVGNLKTRWQNWASEHSVNQKLNPFSEDFDYEYSMSTRLRKGEDGYGRPKEGTKTAERARRAEAHIHREIDDMCFIIRTMADPDPDGYTRVTFCELFDRYVRISDKVVGILMRARKHGKVDFEGEMLWQGQDDGVIITLLV is encoded by the exons ATGTCAGAGAAAACGGCAGAAACAAATGCTAGGAAACCCTCTGCAAACAAGAATATTAAAAAGCTGCGTGCCATAAGCATGGTGTGCAGCCTGACTCGGAGCTGGCAGCAGTGGGTGAGCGAAAATGAAGACAAGCAGGCCAATGAACCTAGCGGGTGGGCCCCAGGCTGCCCTGAAGACCCTAAAGATGCAAAAAAAGAGATCAGACATTTTCAGAAGTCTAGCCCCAGCCAAGAGAAGGTGAATGCTCCTGGCGAGTCACGCATCAGAACCGGCCAAGTGGTAAAAACGGTGACAAGGGATGTCCAGGAGAGAAGTGTGGGCATTGAGTTTTTGACCAAACGCATCTGTAAGGAGCCAATTACAGATGAACTGGACAAGATGCTGAGCAAGAAAGGATCACCCACACGCCACAGGAAGTGCTCCAACATGGTTTCGGAGCTGACGCGAGGATGGAAGGGAATGGAAAAGGAGAAAAATCTGGCTAAAGAGGGTGGTGAGGATAATGACTTTCTAGAAGCTGAAGAGAGAAGACTGCAGCTAGGAACCAACCAGGAGGATACCATGAACaaaaaaactaatgaaaataCAGATTCGTCTGCAGTCAGGATCAAAAGATCCTCTGAACTTGG GAGCAAGAAGGATGACAAAGATGCCAACAAAATAAATGCCTTGTCCAAAAAGTACAGCGCTGTTGGCAACCTTAAAACCCGCTGGCAAAACTGGGCATCTGAGCATTCCGTTAATCAGAAGCTGAACCCCTTCAGCGAAGACTTTGATTATGAGTACTCCATGTCAACACGGCTACGGAAGGGTGAGGATGGCTACGGACGGCCCAAAGAGGGCACTAAGACAGCAGAGAGAGCCAGACGTGCAGAAGCACACATCCATCGTGAGATAGACGACATGTGCTTTATCATAAGGACTATGGCAGATCCAGATCCAGATGGTTACACTAGAGTGACCTTTTGCGAGCTGTTTGACCGATACGTGCGAATCTCTGATAAAGTGGTGGGCATCCTAATGAGGGCCAGGAAGCATGGAAAGGTTGACTTTGAAGGGGAAATGCTGTGGCAGGGACAGGATGATGGTGTCATTATTACTCTGTTAGTTTGA